From the genome of Bordetella sp. H567, one region includes:
- a CDS encoding ABC transporter permease encodes MARSSTRTVSGIGWALLPFVILIAVWTALRTTGLINPTLLPSPLEVLETFWTRLTQGELLMNILMSVQRVLAGLLLGMLAAVPVGFMIGWYAPVRRFVDPLINFFRALPPIALIPLVIVYLGIGELAKIAILFYASFFAAVIVMYEGMTQISPVYIRVARTLGATDMEIFLKVMVPMAVPHMLTALRVALGVAWATLVASELVAAQQGLGAMIQNASAFFDLRTIYLGIICIGALALLMDLALRALSRRLVSWQDKTEN; translated from the coding sequence ATGGCAAGAAGCAGTACCCGCACGGTCAGCGGTATCGGCTGGGCCCTACTTCCGTTCGTCATCCTGATCGCCGTATGGACGGCGCTGCGCACCACGGGACTGATCAACCCCACGTTGCTGCCCTCCCCGCTGGAGGTACTGGAAACGTTCTGGACGCGGCTCACGCAGGGCGAGCTGTTGATGAACATCCTGATGTCCGTGCAGCGCGTCCTGGCGGGCCTGTTGCTGGGCATGCTGGCGGCCGTGCCGGTCGGCTTCATGATCGGCTGGTACGCGCCGGTGCGGCGCTTCGTCGACCCGCTGATCAACTTCTTCCGCGCCCTGCCCCCCATCGCGCTCATTCCCCTGGTCATCGTCTACCTGGGCATCGGCGAACTGGCCAAGATCGCCATCCTGTTCTATGCGTCCTTCTTCGCGGCGGTGATCGTGATGTATGAGGGCATGACGCAGATCAGCCCCGTGTACATCCGCGTGGCGCGCACACTGGGCGCCACCGACATGGAGATATTCCTGAAGGTCATGGTGCCCATGGCCGTGCCGCACATGTTGACGGCGCTGCGCGTCGCGCTGGGCGTGGCCTGGGCCACGCTGGTGGCGTCCGAGCTGGTCGCCGCCCAGCAGGGCCTGGGCGCGATGATCCAGAACGCGTCGGCGTTTTTCGACCTGCGCACGATCTACCTGGGCATCATCTGCATCGGCGCACTGGCGTTGCTGATGGACCTGGCCCTGCGCGCGCTGTCGCGCCGCCTGGTCAGCTGGCAAGACAAGACGGAGAACTGA
- a CDS encoding ABC transporter ATP-binding protein: MTATGQERIRFDHVSMDFRTPYGMLEVVRDMSFSVNQGDFVSLVGPSGCGKTTLMNMAAGFIKPTRGGVTLDGRAIEGPGPDRGVMFQEYGVFPWLTVEQNIAFGLNLKHNAKLGAAEKKEIVERYLRLMGLADFRKAYPKTLSGGMRQRLALARTYAVHPEFVLMDEPFGALDAQTRSAMHDLLLEVLHAEGKSVLLITHSVEEAVYLSNKVLVISARPSRIREVVDIPFPYPRHRSLQETPEFNALRARIHDSVMREYAAQEAQGRPAANTQ, translated from the coding sequence ATGACCGCCACCGGACAGGAACGCATACGCTTCGACCACGTATCCATGGACTTCCGCACGCCGTACGGCATGCTGGAAGTCGTGCGCGACATGTCGTTTTCCGTGAACCAGGGCGATTTCGTGTCCCTGGTCGGCCCGTCCGGCTGCGGCAAGACGACCTTGATGAACATGGCCGCCGGTTTCATCAAGCCGACGCGCGGCGGCGTGACGCTGGACGGGCGTGCCATCGAGGGCCCCGGGCCAGACCGCGGCGTGATGTTCCAGGAATACGGGGTCTTCCCCTGGCTGACGGTTGAACAGAACATCGCCTTCGGCCTGAACCTGAAGCACAACGCCAAGCTAGGCGCCGCCGAGAAAAAGGAGATCGTCGAGCGCTACCTGCGGCTGATGGGCCTGGCGGATTTCCGCAAGGCGTATCCCAAGACGCTGTCGGGCGGGATGCGCCAGCGGCTGGCGCTGGCGCGCACCTATGCCGTGCACCCGGAATTCGTGCTGATGGACGAACCCTTCGGCGCCCTGGACGCGCAGACCCGCAGCGCCATGCATGATTTGCTTTTGGAGGTGCTGCATGCCGAAGGCAAGAGCGTGCTGCTGATCACGCATTCGGTGGAAGAAGCCGTGTACCTCTCCAACAAAGTGCTGGTGATCTCCGCACGCCCGTCGCGCATACGCGAGGTCGTCGACATTCCCTTTCCCTATCCGCGCCATCGCAGCCTGCAGGAAACGCCCGAGTTCAATGCCCTGCGGGCAAGAATCCATGATTCGGTCATGCGCGAGTACGCGGCGCAGGAAGCCCAGGGCCGCCCCGCGGCCAACACCCAGTAG
- a CDS encoding ABC transporter substrate-binding protein has product MKRRAFIQLAAGAAAAIGSPGVFAQPARKIKVGYLHTLAVDGQLWLADNMGLWKKSGLDPEFIQFQTGLELFQAMSGGSIDVLSTGAVMSNFPARGQGKVFLINDVEFATAQLWVHPDMGVNSLADLRGKKISTTTGTTAHVFLDKALRANGIDPKKDVQIVNQRMQDATSAFISKAVPAVALWVPFNIAVRSRVPSAKMLVDASAYYPDAAIVGGWAARNDFYANSKDVLTRIIQTWVQANDYLVAHPDEALDLLQKKYYANVPLADIKEQYKAQKMFTSGQWVKLYQDGTVTKWLQQVTDFFVDFASIPNAVPASQYFDPKLYLETVKA; this is encoded by the coding sequence ATGAAAAGACGCGCCTTTATCCAGCTGGCCGCCGGTGCCGCGGCCGCGATCGGCAGCCCCGGGGTGTTCGCGCAGCCCGCGCGCAAGATCAAGGTCGGCTACCTGCATACGCTTGCGGTGGACGGGCAGCTCTGGCTGGCCGACAACATGGGCCTGTGGAAGAAGTCCGGCCTGGATCCGGAATTCATCCAGTTCCAGACCGGACTGGAGCTGTTCCAGGCCATGAGCGGCGGCAGCATCGATGTCCTGAGCACGGGCGCGGTGATGTCCAACTTTCCCGCCCGCGGCCAGGGCAAGGTGTTCCTGATCAACGATGTGGAATTCGCCACCGCCCAGCTCTGGGTGCACCCGGACATGGGGGTGAACAGCCTGGCCGACCTCAGAGGCAAGAAGATTTCCACGACCACGGGCACGACCGCGCATGTGTTCCTGGACAAGGCGCTGCGTGCCAACGGCATCGATCCCAAGAAGGACGTGCAGATCGTCAACCAGCGCATGCAGGACGCGACCTCGGCCTTCATTTCCAAGGCCGTCCCGGCCGTCGCGCTATGGGTGCCGTTCAACATCGCCGTGCGCAGCCGCGTGCCGAGCGCCAAAATGCTGGTGGATGCCTCGGCCTATTACCCGGACGCCGCCATCGTCGGCGGTTGGGCCGCGCGCAACGACTTCTATGCGAACAGCAAGGACGTGCTGACGCGCATCATCCAGACCTGGGTCCAGGCCAACGACTACCTGGTCGCGCATCCCGACGAGGCGCTGGACCTGCTGCAGAAGAAGTACTACGCCAACGTCCCGCTGGCGGACATCAAGGAGCAGTACAAGGCGCAGAAAATGTTCACGTCCGGCCAATGGGTCAAGCTGTACCAGGACGGCACGGTCACCAAGTGGCTGCAGCAGGTCACGGATTTCTTCGTGGACTTCGCCAGCATCCCGAACGCGGTGCCGGCATCGCAATACTTCGATCCCAAGCTCTACCTGGAAACGGTGAAGGCATGA
- a CDS encoding GMC family oxidoreductase: MSTTASPPAGSTYDYIIVGAGSAGCVLANRLSRDPAVKVLVLEAGGPNRNFWLHLPVGYFRTIYDERFSRLFETEPCEGTAGRGIVWPRGRVLGGSSSINGLLYIRGQHQDYDDWERLGAQGWNYRSVLPFFKRSERYEGGASEYHGADGELGVSNLKNDHPYCDAWVQAGQQFGLPYNPDFNGATDYGVGAYQLTIRNGWRSSAAVAFLRPVAARPNLTVITQAHASRILFEGGSAVGVEWTRDGTVHRTRAEREVILSAGAIQSPQLLQLSGIGPAGLLRELGIPVIVDAPEVGENLKDHYQARTIVRLKKKMSLNNQVRHPYHLASMGLEWLFKRSGPLTVGAGQVGGFASTQYARDGRADMQFNVMPLSVDKPGTPLHDYPGFTASACQCRPTSRGRLRIRSADPVAPPCIETRYLCEPIDRDTLAAGVEMLRDIYRQPAFADLVEAEVLPGSALRTRAEIIDFARQVGGTVFHPVGTCRMGEDAASVVDPSLRVRGVQRLRVIDASVMPDMVSANTNAASIMIGEKGAHHVLAG; the protein is encoded by the coding sequence ATGAGCACGACTGCCTCGCCGCCTGCAGGAAGCACGTACGACTACATCATCGTGGGCGCCGGCTCGGCCGGCTGCGTGCTGGCCAACCGGCTGTCCCGCGATCCGGCGGTCAAGGTGCTGGTGCTGGAGGCCGGCGGACCCAACCGCAACTTCTGGCTGCATCTGCCGGTGGGTTACTTCCGCACCATCTACGACGAGCGGTTCTCGCGGCTGTTCGAGACGGAGCCCTGCGAAGGCACGGCCGGCCGCGGCATCGTCTGGCCGCGTGGACGGGTGCTGGGCGGTTCCAGTTCCATCAACGGCCTGCTCTACATCCGCGGCCAGCACCAGGATTACGACGACTGGGAACGCCTGGGGGCGCAGGGCTGGAACTACCGCTCCGTGCTGCCGTTCTTCAAGCGCTCCGAGCGCTACGAGGGGGGGGCCAGCGAATACCACGGGGCCGACGGCGAGCTGGGCGTTTCCAACCTGAAGAACGACCATCCCTACTGCGATGCCTGGGTCCAGGCCGGACAGCAGTTCGGCCTGCCCTACAACCCGGACTTCAATGGCGCCACCGACTATGGCGTGGGCGCCTATCAGCTCACGATACGCAACGGATGGCGCTCCAGCGCGGCGGTGGCCTTCCTGCGGCCCGTGGCGGCACGCCCCAACCTGACCGTGATCACGCAGGCCCACGCCAGCCGCATCCTGTTCGAAGGCGGGAGCGCCGTGGGGGTCGAATGGACGCGCGACGGCACCGTCCATCGTACGCGGGCCGAGCGGGAGGTCATCCTGAGCGCGGGGGCGATACAGTCGCCGCAACTGCTGCAGTTGTCCGGCATTGGCCCGGCCGGCCTGCTGCGGGAACTGGGCATACCGGTGATCGTCGATGCGCCGGAGGTCGGCGAGAACCTGAAGGACCATTACCAGGCGCGGACCATCGTGCGCCTGAAGAAGAAGATGTCGCTGAACAACCAGGTGCGGCATCCCTACCACCTGGCCAGCATGGGGCTGGAATGGCTGTTCAAGCGGTCCGGTCCCTTGACGGTGGGCGCCGGCCAGGTGGGCGGTTTCGCCAGCACGCAGTACGCGCGCGATGGCCGCGCCGACATGCAGTTCAATGTGATGCCGCTGTCGGTCGACAAGCCCGGCACCCCGCTGCATGACTACCCCGGCTTCACGGCGTCCGCCTGCCAGTGCCGGCCGACGTCGCGCGGACGGCTGCGGATACGGTCCGCCGACCCCGTGGCGCCGCCCTGCATCGAGACGCGCTACCTGTGCGAGCCCATCGACCGCGACACCCTGGCCGCCGGCGTGGAGATGCTGCGCGACATCTACCGGCAGCCGGCCTTCGCCGATCTGGTCGAGGCCGAAGTCCTGCCCGGCTCGGCGCTGCGCACCCGCGCGGAAATTATCGATTTCGCGCGGCAGGTGGGCGGCACGGTGTTCCATCCCGTCGGCACCTGCCGCATGGGCGAGGATGCGGCGTCGGTGGTCGACCCCTCGCTGCGCGTGCGCGGGGTCCAGCGCCTGCGGGTGATCGATGCTTCCGTCATGCCGGACATGGTGTCGGCCAACACCAATGCCGCTTCCATCATGATCGGGGAAAAAGGCGCGCATCACGTGCTGGCCGGTTAG
- a CDS encoding mandelate racemase/muconate lactonizing enzyme family protein, whose product MHPLPGSTPFQLAKIETLVFRAPIEQPVQTSFGIMLDRPAVLVRVEDTGGAHGWGEVWCNFPAVGAEHRARVLDSCAAPLLLGRAWDHPTQAFEELTRRLRVLAIQTGEPGTVAQAIAALDIALWDLAARRLKQPLWRLLGGGRQVGVYASGLNPTQPGELAAAKHAEGYRAFKLKVGFGAARDMANLAALRDQFGTDTPLMVDANQAWTPEEAADMSRRLADLNPLWLEEPIPADHDHGDWRRLAAASPIPLAGGENLRGHAAFDAAIAAGALAVIQPDLGKWGGFSGCVSVGRRAVQQGRIFCPHWLGGGIGQAASLQLKAAVGGPGYAEVDANPNPLRDLFAGDCLRPREGVVSLPEAPGLGVEPDIEAARGYLVSRLSQSAT is encoded by the coding sequence ATGCATCCCCTGCCCGGCTCGACGCCCTTCCAGCTTGCAAAGATCGAAACCCTGGTGTTTCGCGCGCCGATCGAACAGCCGGTGCAGACTTCCTTCGGCATCATGCTGGACCGGCCGGCGGTCCTGGTGCGCGTGGAGGATACCGGGGGCGCGCATGGATGGGGCGAGGTGTGGTGCAACTTCCCGGCCGTGGGCGCCGAACATCGCGCGCGGGTGCTGGACAGCTGCGCCGCGCCCCTGTTGCTGGGACGCGCCTGGGACCATCCCACCCAGGCCTTCGAGGAATTGACGCGGCGTTTGCGGGTGCTCGCCATCCAGACCGGCGAGCCGGGCACCGTGGCGCAGGCCATCGCGGCGCTGGACATCGCGCTGTGGGATCTGGCGGCGCGCCGGCTGAAGCAGCCGCTTTGGCGCCTGCTGGGTGGCGGCCGGCAGGTCGGCGTCTACGCATCCGGCCTGAATCCCACGCAGCCGGGCGAACTGGCCGCCGCCAAGCATGCCGAAGGCTATCGCGCCTTCAAGCTGAAGGTGGGCTTTGGCGCTGCACGCGATATGGCCAACCTGGCGGCCTTGCGCGACCAGTTCGGCACGGACACGCCCTTGATGGTGGACGCCAACCAGGCCTGGACGCCGGAAGAAGCGGCTGACATGAGCCGGCGCCTGGCCGACCTGAATCCCCTTTGGCTGGAAGAGCCGATTCCCGCCGACCACGATCACGGCGACTGGCGGCGCCTGGCGGCGGCCAGCCCCATCCCCTTGGCGGGCGGCGAGAACCTGCGCGGCCACGCGGCCTTCGATGCCGCCATCGCCGCCGGCGCGCTGGCCGTGATCCAGCCGGACCTGGGCAAATGGGGCGGCTTCAGCGGCTGCGTGAGCGTCGGGCGACGCGCCGTGCAACAAGGACGCATCTTCTGCCCGCATTGGCTGGGCGGCGGTATCGGCCAGGCGGCCTCGCTGCAGCTGAAGGCAGCCGTGGGCGGCCCGGGCTACGCCGAGGTCGACGCCAATCCCAATCCACTGAGGGATCTTTTCGCCGGCGATTGCCTGCGTCCGCGCGAAGGGGTGGTCAGCCTGCCGGAGGCGCCGGGTCTGGGCGTTGAACCGGATATCGAGGCAGCGCGCGGCTATCTCGTCAGCCGCCTGAGCCAGTCGGCAACATAG
- a CDS encoding site-specific integrase translates to MDADALVNNPQARPADFDWEEAGASAQAARALLGEGASPHTVASYRAAVRYLAAWHEQRLRAPFSLPMPVRAVVLFITDHVQHATDAGLAHGLPPDVDASLVALGVKARPGPLALSTVQHRLAVLSEAHRTRDLPNPCRSRAVQTLLARTRAAYARRGVRAAKKPALTREPLEQLLATCDDSLIGLRDRALLLFAWASGGRRRSEVVTARVEHLHPAPEGYVYILRRSKTHQDGAEHADMYKPVVGRAAQALDAWLRVAGIASGPLFRRVRRGGVVGEEGLSGETVRRIVKQRCALAGLQERYAAHSLRAGFVTEAGRQGVPLAEVMAMTGHASVNSVVGYHRAGAAPTLRAARLLDEA, encoded by the coding sequence ATGGACGCCGACGCACTGGTAAACAACCCCCAGGCACGCCCAGCCGATTTCGATTGGGAAGAGGCCGGCGCAAGCGCGCAGGCGGCGCGCGCGCTGCTGGGCGAAGGCGCCTCGCCGCATACGGTGGCGTCCTATCGCGCGGCAGTGCGCTACCTGGCCGCCTGGCACGAACAGCGGCTGCGCGCGCCCTTCTCGTTACCGATGCCCGTACGGGCGGTCGTCCTGTTCATCACGGATCACGTGCAGCACGCCACGGACGCCGGGTTGGCGCATGGGCTGCCACCGGACGTGGACGCCTCGCTCGTGGCACTGGGCGTCAAGGCCCGACCCGGGCCGCTGGCCTTGTCGACGGTGCAGCACCGCCTGGCGGTGCTATCCGAAGCCCATCGCACGCGCGACCTGCCCAACCCTTGCCGCAGCCGCGCCGTGCAAACGCTGCTGGCCCGCACGCGCGCTGCCTACGCCAGGCGCGGGGTGCGGGCCGCGAAGAAGCCCGCGCTGACCCGCGAACCGCTGGAACAGCTGCTGGCCACCTGCGATGACTCGCTGATCGGCCTGCGCGACCGGGCGCTGCTGCTTTTTGCCTGGGCCAGCGGTGGACGGCGGCGGTCCGAAGTCGTCACCGCGCGCGTGGAGCACCTGCATCCCGCGCCGGAAGGCTATGTCTACATCCTGCGCCGGTCCAAGACCCACCAGGACGGCGCGGAACACGCGGACATGTACAAGCCCGTGGTGGGACGCGCGGCGCAAGCACTGGATGCCTGGCTGCGCGTGGCGGGCATCGCCAGCGGACCGCTATTTCGCCGCGTGCGGCGCGGCGGCGTGGTGGGCGAGGAAGGACTCAGCGGCGAAACCGTGCGCCGCATCGTCAAGCAGCGCTGCGCGCTGGCCGGCCTGCAGGAGCGCTATGCCGCCCACAGCTTGCGGGCGGGTTTCGTCACCGAGGCGGGACGCCAGGGCGTGCCGCTGGCCGAAGTCATGGCGATGACGGGACACGCCAGCGTCAACAGCGTGGTGGGGTATCACCGCGCCGGCGCCGCGCCGACACTGCGGGCGGCGCGGCTGCTGGATGAGGCGTAG
- the ggt gene encoding gamma-glutamyltransferase, which yields MSKKAMVACPQPEAAESGIEILRAGGNAVDAAVACALAQTVVDPLMCGIAGFGTGAVYMAGRGVHEYIDFHAPAPLAAKDDMWAHLLEGEARDGFGFSIAGRLNDIGAQAIAVPGTLRGLEAMHRAHGRLPWRDVVQPAIAWARDGFFVRPAMYAFWIDEPHMGRASNRERLAWSEDGRRLYCRPDGSPKTIGTPLANPDYAATLQIIAADGADAFYAGQLAERMLAHLQGQGALISREDLANYRPTLNAPLVGTYRDRRITTNQPPGGGAMLIEMLNILEHFDLAGLGHNSPEYIRVVCEAMKRATADKDRHIGDPKFVDVPLDRLLSKDYARQAADAIRAGEKVRIERIDSAVVVPRDTTHLSVVDGDGNCVSLTHSLAMPSGVIAPGLGFMFNGCMGVFDPRPGRAGSIAPGKSRFTSSCPTIVFREGKPEIVVGAPGGTQIAMGVVQSLLNVIDFGHPMQTAVSLPRFSSTSNAIDISNRIPRSVERALAGQGYDVIRNPFGYTIAWVHAIRMVDGQLQGGADPGRDGVAYETILEA from the coding sequence ATGAGCAAGAAAGCAATGGTGGCATGCCCACAGCCGGAAGCCGCCGAATCCGGCATCGAGATCCTGCGGGCCGGTGGCAATGCCGTCGATGCCGCCGTGGCATGCGCACTGGCGCAGACAGTGGTGGACCCCTTGATGTGCGGCATCGCCGGCTTCGGCACGGGCGCCGTCTATATGGCCGGCCGGGGCGTCCACGAATATATCGACTTCCATGCCCCGGCGCCGCTGGCGGCGAAGGACGATATGTGGGCGCATCTGCTGGAAGGCGAGGCGCGCGACGGGTTCGGCTTCAGCATCGCGGGGCGCCTGAACGACATAGGCGCGCAGGCTATCGCCGTCCCGGGCACGCTGCGCGGCCTGGAAGCCATGCATCGCGCCCATGGCCGGCTGCCTTGGCGTGACGTGGTCCAGCCTGCGATAGCCTGGGCCCGCGACGGCTTTTTCGTGCGCCCGGCCATGTACGCGTTCTGGATCGACGAGCCGCACATGGGCCGCGCCAGCAATCGGGAACGGCTGGCATGGAGCGAGGACGGGCGCCGCCTGTACTGCCGTCCGGATGGCTCGCCCAAAACCATCGGCACGCCGCTGGCAAACCCGGACTACGCGGCGACGCTGCAAATCATTGCCGCGGATGGCGCCGACGCTTTCTATGCCGGCCAGTTGGCGGAGCGCATGCTGGCGCATCTGCAGGGACAGGGCGCATTGATCTCGCGCGAGGACCTCGCCAATTACCGGCCCACGCTCAATGCGCCGCTGGTCGGGACGTACCGGGACCGCCGCATCACGACGAACCAGCCACCGGGCGGTGGCGCGATGCTGATCGAGATGCTGAACATCCTGGAGCACTTCGATCTGGCCGGGCTAGGGCACAACAGTCCCGAATACATCCGGGTGGTATGCGAGGCCATGAAGCGCGCGACCGCCGATAAGGACCGTCATATCGGCGACCCGAAGTTCGTCGATGTGCCGCTGGACCGCCTGCTGTCCAAGGACTATGCAAGACAGGCGGCGGATGCGATCCGCGCCGGCGAAAAAGTACGCATCGAGCGCATCGACAGCGCCGTGGTCGTTCCGCGCGACACGACACATTTGTCGGTCGTCGACGGCGACGGGAATTGCGTGTCCCTGACCCACTCGCTGGCCATGCCGTCGGGGGTCATCGCGCCGGGGCTGGGCTTCATGTTCAACGGCTGCATGGGCGTATTCGATCCGCGGCCGGGCCGGGCGGGCAGCATCGCGCCGGGGAAGAGCCGGTTCACCTCGTCGTGCCCCACCATCGTTTTTCGCGAGGGCAAGCCGGAGATCGTGGTGGGCGCGCCCGGCGGCACGCAGATCGCCATGGGCGTCGTGCAGAGCCTGTTGAACGTCATCGACTTCGGCCATCCGATGCAGACCGCGGTGTCCTTGCCGCGGTTCTCTTCCACCAGCAACGCGATCGACATCAGCAATCGCATTCCACGGTCGGTGGAGCGTGCGCTCGCGGGGCAAGGCTACGACGTGATCCGGAATCCGTTCGGCTACACCATCGCATGGGTGCACGCCATACGGATGGTCGACGGGCAGCTGCAAGGCGGCGCCGACCCGGGACGGGACGGCGTGGCCTACGAGACGATCCTGGAAGCCTGA
- a CDS encoding Bug family tripartite tricarboxylate transporter substrate binding protein, whose amino-acid sequence MKVSSKIKVLLGAMAVAAASLAHADNWPARPLKLIVSQGAGGSTDTIARTWAEYVGRAIGQPIVVENRPGAGGIIAAQAVLAQPADGYTLFLAGVSQMVLNKFVYKPLAYDPDKDFVGVATMSVVPFVLVANPATGFKSFGDLKSAALAKPERLNFASSGRGNSTHLVVELLQKQSGIRMSHIPYRGETDGVVATASGNTEIMAPTLSTALPLIKSGKLVPLLLLSKQRNPDLPDLPTAKELGMEGFDDIGWAGIAAKSGTPPEVLAKLHAATNAFLDDPATVAKFQSMQTEVLKSDQGALMRYTARDTIKWRDAIGNLELSPN is encoded by the coding sequence ATGAAGGTTTCTTCAAAGATCAAGGTGTTGTTGGGCGCCATGGCCGTGGCCGCGGCCTCGCTGGCGCATGCGGACAACTGGCCCGCGCGGCCGCTGAAGCTGATCGTGTCGCAGGGCGCCGGCGGCAGTACGGACACGATTGCCCGGACGTGGGCCGAATACGTGGGCCGCGCCATCGGCCAGCCCATCGTGGTGGAGAACCGGCCCGGCGCGGGCGGCATCATCGCCGCGCAGGCGGTCCTGGCGCAGCCGGCCGACGGCTACACGCTGTTCCTGGCGGGCGTTTCGCAAATGGTGCTGAACAAGTTCGTCTACAAGCCCCTGGCCTACGATCCCGACAAGGACTTCGTCGGCGTGGCGACCATGAGCGTCGTGCCCTTCGTTTTGGTCGCCAACCCGGCGACCGGTTTCAAATCCTTCGGTGACTTGAAAAGCGCCGCGCTGGCCAAGCCCGAGCGCCTGAACTTCGCGTCGTCGGGGCGCGGCAACTCCACGCACCTGGTGGTGGAGCTGCTGCAGAAGCAGTCCGGCATCCGCATGTCCCACATCCCCTACCGCGGCGAGACGGACGGCGTGGTCGCGACGGCCTCCGGCAATACCGAGATCATGGCGCCGACGCTGAGCACCGCGCTGCCGCTCATCAAGAGCGGCAAGCTGGTTCCGCTGCTGCTGCTATCCAAGCAGCGCAATCCCGACCTGCCCGACCTGCCCACGGCCAAGGAACTGGGCATGGAGGGGTTCGACGACATCGGTTGGGCGGGCATCGCCGCCAAGTCGGGCACGCCGCCGGAGGTACTGGCAAAGCTGCATGCGGCCACCAACGCTTTCCTGGACGACCCCGCCACGGTGGCCAAGTTCCAGTCCATGCAGACGGAAGTGTTGAAGAGCGACCAGGGCGCGTTGATGCGCTACACGGCGCGCGATACCATCAAGTGGCGCGACGCCATCGGAAACCTGGAATTGAGCCCGAACTGA
- a CDS encoding LysR family transcriptional regulator, which translates to MTEATPVRTWISRLKMRHLEGFLILNSSRTLSDAAARMHMTQSAVSHWLTDLESIAGTRLVLRGRQLQLTPAGEALRGLAMRVLGDLNRTHDEFSSIRQGASARLHIGSVTAGVAHLVPARSAPFKRITPAFRFGCPRVSWTTCWTAWKSGSWT; encoded by the coding sequence ATGACCGAGGCCACGCCAGTACGGACCTGGATCAGCCGGCTGAAGATGCGGCACCTGGAAGGATTCCTGATCCTGAACAGTTCGCGCACGCTATCCGATGCGGCGGCGCGCATGCACATGACCCAGTCCGCCGTCTCGCACTGGCTGACCGACCTGGAGAGCATCGCCGGGACGCGGCTGGTGCTGCGCGGACGCCAATTGCAGCTGACGCCGGCCGGCGAAGCCCTGCGCGGCCTGGCCATGCGGGTGCTGGGCGACCTGAACCGGACGCACGACGAGTTCAGTTCGATACGACAAGGCGCGTCGGCACGGCTGCATATCGGCAGCGTCACGGCTGGCGTCGCGCACCTTGTGCCGGCGCGATCTGCACCTTTCAAACGCATAACCCCGGCGTTTCGATTCGGATGTCCGAGGGTAAGCTGGACGACCTGCTGGACGGCCTGGAAAAGCGGCAGCTGGACCTGA
- a CDS encoding LysR substrate-binding domain-containing protein has product MSEGKLDDLLDGLEKRQLDLIVGSIDARTYRPDLAQEILFDDDVAVIVGHDHPLAARRAAAWPDLLDYPWIMPPPNTLMRMQLDAKLLEQGGAGVRPAVETASIMTALIVLRSTRYVSVCSGTMASKLQELGAVVRLPMTFSFGPVGTVWRKEDTQPALTDFVQAMRDEVRNTATKG; this is encoded by the coding sequence ATGTCCGAGGGTAAGCTGGACGACCTGCTGGACGGCCTGGAAAAGCGGCAGCTGGACCTGATCGTGGGCTCCATCGATGCGCGGACATACCGCCCCGACCTGGCGCAGGAGATCCTGTTCGACGACGACGTCGCCGTGATCGTCGGCCATGACCACCCCTTGGCCGCCCGCCGGGCCGCCGCGTGGCCGGATTTGCTCGACTACCCGTGGATCATGCCGCCGCCCAATACGCTGATGCGGATGCAGCTGGATGCGAAGCTGCTGGAACAGGGGGGCGCCGGCGTACGGCCCGCCGTGGAAACGGCCTCGATCATGACGGCGCTGATCGTGCTGCGCAGCACCCGCTATGTCTCGGTATGTTCCGGGACCATGGCGAGCAAGCTGCAGGAGTTGGGCGCGGTCGTGCGCCTGCCGATGACCTTCAGCTTCGGACCGGTCGGGACGGTCTGGCGCAAGGAGGACACGCAGCCGGCGCTGACGGATTTCGTGCAGGCCATGCGCGACGAAGTACGCAATACGGCGACGAAGGGCTGA